The genomic DNA CTCCCTGTTCGTCAGCCGGGGGTGTACGTGGCGAGAGATGAAGGAGTACGACAAGGCCATCCAGGACTTCGACAAAGCCATCCGCCTCGACCCGAAGGAGGCTTCCGCGTTCACAAATCGGGCCGAAACCTGGGCCGCGAAGAAGGAGTACGACAAGGCGATCCAGGATTACACCGAAGCCATCCGACTCGACTCCTCGGACATCGGGTCGCTCGTGCGCCGGGGGAACGCCTGGGCCGCGAAGAAGAATCCCGACAAGGCGATCGCGGACTTCGACGAGGCCATCCGCCGCAACCCGAAGGACGCCACCGTGTTCGCCTGTCGCGGGTACGCCTGGGGGCTCAAGAAGAATCCCGACAAGGCGATCGCGGATTATGACGAAGCCATCCGCCTCGACCCCTCGGACGCCAACTCGTTCAGTAACCGCGGCTGGGCCAAATACGAGAAGAAGGAGTACGACAAAGCGATTCGGGATTTGGACGAGGCCGTCCGGCTCGATCCGAACCTCGGAGACGGCTACGGCAACCGGGCCTCTGCCCGCGCCAAGAAAAAGCAGTACGCCGAAGCGGTCAAGGACTTCGAGGAGGCGATCCGCCTCGCCCCCGAGTTGGACTGGGTGCGGCGGGATTATGCCCTCTTCCGGGCGGCCTGCCCGGATGCGAAGTACCGGGACGGAAAGGCGGCCGTCGCGCTGGCGGAGAAAGCCATCGCGCTAGCCGGAGCGGACGCGGACTGGGAATACTTCGCCGCGCTGGCCGCCGCTCATGCCGAGGTCGGAGCGTTCGACAAAGCGATCGAGGCGCAGAAGAAATCATTGGCCGACAAATCGCTCGATGCCGAGGATCGGAGCCGGATGACAGCGCGGTTGAAATTGTACGAGCAGAAGAAGCCGTACCGGGACGAGTGACCCGGGCGGGGCGTTGGAGTCCCGGCTTCAGCCGGTGTATTTCTGAACCGGCTGAAGCCGGAACTCCAACGCAGCGAAAACCGATTTACGCTGGCGCCTCAGGTGCTGGTGCGGGCGCCTCCTCAGTCGGTGGCGGCGGCGGCTCGCCCGCGGGCGGCGCGGGGCGGTAGACGAAGCCCTCGTCGACCTGCTCGAACCCGAGCGACTTGCACATCCCGATGGCAGCCGGGTCCGCGGCCGGGACTTGTAGCTCGACGATCGCGAAGAACTGGTCCTGCAGGAACCGCAGAACTTGCGAGACGAGCAGCTTGCCGAGGCCCTGCCGCCGCAGGTCCGGGCGGACCTGGACGTCGATGATTCCGGCCGACGGCTGGCCCCACTTCCAGCTGAAGCCCTCCAGTTCCCAGACCACCGCCCGGGCCGCCGGCAGGTTCGTCAACTTGTCCGTGAGCCGCATCTCGACCGGCTCCAGAATCCCCCACACGCAGTCCTGCCACCACGACCCGATGGCCGCCGCCCGCAACGACTGGCACTCATACCGCCGGCGGAGTAGGCCGAACCGGGTGTCGGCCACAGTCAGCGGGGTGTCGAGTCGGCGGTGGAAGATCAGCCGCGATTCGGCCCGCGCGTACCCCATTTTCTGGAGGAACGGGTCGGCGTCCGGCTCGCTGGCCAGGATGCCGGGCGAGTTGCTGCCGCCGTACAGGCCGAACAGGTACGGGTTCTGCGGCCACTGGGCTCCGATCACGACGGACCCGGCCCCCCGGGCCCGGAGCCGCTCCTCGCCGCGGCGGAGCAGCTCGCGGCCGATCCCCCGCCGGCGGTACGCCTGCCGGACCCCGACCACGCAGACCACGCCCCGGTCGGCCGACTGGGCCGCGAGTTCTTCGTCCGGCCCGAACCCGACGAGGACGAACCCGACCACCGCCCCAGTCTCGTCGTCCGCGGCCACGATCAGGTCGCCGTGCTCGAAGAACGGGCGGCTGAACAGCCACCGCTCGAACAGGCTCGGCGTCCGGACCGGGTACGCCCCACGGCCGGTACACGCCTCGTTCCAGACCTCGACGAGCGCGGGCGGGTCGGTGTTGCGGTATTGTCGGTAAACGATCACGAGGGGCACCTGCTGACTGCGACCGTTGCCGGGACGTGTGGCCGGAACCCCGGTGGACCGGGCAGAAACGGATTCCCCTAGTATAATCGCGTGACCTGTTCGGGCAACGGACCTCGCTCGGAGTCATTCGCCGTGTTCGCTTCGAAACTGCGGTCGGTGCGTGGGGTTGTAGCGGCGGGGTTGGTGCTGGCGCTGGCCGGCGGGACCGCGGCGGGCGACTGGCCGAACTTCAACGGTCCGGCCCGCGACGGCCACGCCCCCGACACCGGGCTGACCTGGAAGTGGCCCGCGGACGGTCCGCCGGTCGCGTGGAAGCGGGACGCCGGGGCGGGGTTCGCCGGGGTGGCCGTGTCGGGCGGGGTCGCGTTCCTGTTCAACCGCGTCGGGGCGGACGAGGTGCTGGTCGCGCTCGACGCGGCGACCGGCGCGGAGAAGTGGAAGTCCGTCGCCCGGACGCGGTACGTGGACGACTTCGGGTTCGACGACGGCCCGCGGTGCGTTCCGGTGGCGGCCGGCGGGCGGGTGTTCACCCTCGGCGCGGACGGCGACCTGCGGGCGGTCGAGGCGGCGACCGGCAAGGAACTCTGGCAGCGCAACCTGCTGACCGCCTACCACGCGCGGAAGGGCTACTTCGGCGCCGGCACGGGGCCGATCGTGGTCGGCGACCGCCTGCTGGTGAACGCCGGCGGCAAGGGTGCCGGCGTCGTCGGCCTCGACCCGGCGACCGGCAAGGAACTCTGGAAGGCGACCGACGACGGCCCGAGCTATTCGTCGCCGACGCCAATCACGGTCGGCGGCAAGGCGTGCGCGGCATTCTTCACGCGGGCCGGCCTGGTGGTAGTGGATGCGGCCGACGGGACCGTGAAGGCGACGAAGGGCTGGCGGGCGCGGATCGACGCCTCGGTGAACGCGGCGTCGCCGGTGGTCCGCGGCGACGAAGTCTTCCTCTCCTCGTCCTACGGCACCGGGGCGATCCTATTGAAGCTGAAGGGCGCGGAGCCCGAGGAAGTGTGGTCGGGCGACCGCTCATTGTCCTGCCATTACAACACGCCGGTCCTGGTGGGCGATTACCTGTACGGGATTGACGGCCGGCAGGAGGGCGGGGCCGCCCGGCTGCGGTGCGTCGAGTGGAAGTCCGGCGACGTGAAGTGGTCGGTCGACCGCTTCGGCTGCGCGAGCCTGATCGCGGTCGACGGCGGCCTGCTCGCGGTAACCGACGGCGGCGAACTGGTGCGCTTCAGCGCGACGGAGAAGGAGTACCAGGAAGTATCCCGGGCGAAGCTGCTGGACGCCCCGTGCCGGGCGGCCCCGGCGCTGGCCGACGGCCGGCTGTACGTCCGCGACGAGAAGCGGCTGCTCTGCGTGCGGCTGAAGGAAACTAAGTAGCCGGGTTTCGAACTCATTCTGTACCCCGGCAGATTGTTCGGCGGGCAACAGATAAGGAAGCACGCTCCTTGAACCTCGGCCGGTCGGGCGGTGTCATGGTTTCAGATGGTTCCCCGTCGTTCGTTACGTGTTGGAAGTGCGATGCAAGAGCTTTTCGACACTCTGCAACAACGCCGTCGGCCGGAGGATGTCGCGGAAATGATTCGCGGCGAATCTGGCCACGACCTGACGCCACAAGAGTCAAAGTTGCTGGACAAGGCCGCGCGTCATTCGCTCAAGCGCGGGCTCGTCAAAGCTACCTCGATGCTGGAAGAGTTCCACCGGCCCGTTTCCCCCGAACGGCAGGTCCGCCGGACACTGGAACTGTTCCGCCGGACGGAACCGTGGACGGCCGCCGAGTGCGCCGACCCCGAACGTGTGCAGGCGTTTATCCAGGAATTGTGCCCGCTGATCCGCAAAAAGTTCGGCGAGAGCGATTTCAAACACCACCGCCTGAACGACGAGCAGCGGACGGCTCAGGGGCTGGATCTTTCGCGCCGCCGGTATAACAAGCTGTTTCGACTCCTCGGCCGTCTGGAGACCAAACTCAGTACTTACGTACGAGAGATGCAGAAGTATGACTTTACCCGTGTCGGCAAATCGCGGCTGGCGACGCGGCTTTCGTGGGCCGAGTTCGCGAAAGACTCGGCGACTGCGGCGTTCGTCGCGTATTTCGCGGCCCGCTGTAACCTGCGAAGCGTCTTCACCAACACGCCACAGCAACGGCCGTATGACGAAATCGCCGACATGCTGTTTCAACGACTGGAGCGCCGGCCGGACCGGACGAACTGGTGGGCCGTCGCTCACGTGTTTCCGGACCCGCGCGTGTTGGCCCGGTTGAACGACGCACAAAAGGGCGAACTGCTTGGCCGCTGGCTCGTATTGCTGTGGGACATCGCCGGAATGCTACGTGACGTCTGGCAGCGAAGCACCATCCGGCGCGACACCATGATCGTGCAGCGGGGAAACGATTCGTCCACCTGGAACAACACGGCTAATGCGTGGAACCGGGCGCGCGAAGCCTGGATCGCTTTGTTGCAAAGCATGGGGATGGAAGCAGAACTCGACGCCCTGTGTTTCGGCAAGGTTCTTCGGTTGATGGCGGCCGATGTGGCCTACTGGCATCAGTTGAGCGGCGGCGGGCTCGACCCGAACACGTTTGTCTGGAACGACCTGCCGTTGCCGTGGGAGGTGTTGGCGGGCGACGCCTCTTGTACCCGCCAGCAAGTGGAAGAATCGTGCCATCGGCACGGCGTCGACCCGATCAAAGGCGGCTGGGTCGCACCCCCGCCAGAGCGCCGCGTGGAGAAATTCACCCCGACACCGGAACTGGTTCACGGCGTCGCCGTCGCCGATCCGGCGCTGGCAAAAGTCCTCCGCCGTGCTGGTTGGTTCTCGGGTCGGATACTGCACCAACCTGACGAAGTGCCCGACGCGGTGACGGTCCGCCGCAACGAACACGGTTTCGCGACGGGTGTGGACCAGGGTAATATCGAAAGTAGTTGAGAACGACGGGTTTCCTGGAGTAGCTCAGTGGTAGAGCGGCCGGCTCTTCACCGGTTGGACGCAGGTTCGAGCCCTGCCTCCGGGACTAACCCGTGTCCGTACTCTGGAGTAGCTCAGTGGTAGAGCGGCCGGCTCTTCACCGGTTGGACGCAGGTTCGAGCCCTGCCTCCAGAGATTGTTTCTGAGAAATGTACGCGGTGTAACAATCCGCGGCTGCTCTACATGCGGTTGAAGCAACGAGGTCGGTTGCCAATCAAGTAAGCGCGCTTCGCAGCGAAGAAGATAACCTGGTTGGCAGGTGACTGACCCGGCGGAAAGGTGAGCGCGAGGGAGGTCGGCGGTTCCAATCCGCCCCGGACTAATTGCGCAAGCGGTACGGTAGCTCAGGGAGAGTACCTTCGCGCTCATCTCTTTGCCACGTAGCGCCCGCTACCACAGACCTTTCGTCGTCACGAATCCCAGGAATGCGTCCTCTTCAGGGGGCACAGTGACTTTGGCCCCGCATTGCACCAGGACCGTAGAGGGTAATATGGGATCTGGAGACCAGGATCGCGTACTGGATTTCGCCGAGATCGGCATGTGGTGGGAGATCACCAAGTCTACCGCCGATACCGGAGGCGAATTGTTCGAGGCCGTCAATGTACTCGCCCCGAACTTCGCGGGACCACCTCTGCACGTCCACCCCACCGCGGAAGAGAGCTATTCGGTGGTATCGGGAACGCTTGATGTTTGTGTCGGCGACCAGTGGAGGAAGTTGAATGTCGGCGAGTCGGTCACGGTCCCGGCGGGCGTGCCGCACACGCTCAAGAACACGAGCGGGGCGGAGGTCCGACTGGTCAACGTCCACAAGCCGGCGCTCGGGTTCGAGCGGTTCTTCCGGCGGTTCCACGCCCTGGCCCGCTCGGGCAAGATGAAGCTTCCGCCGAGCGACTTACGGTCGGCCATTCTCATCTCGATGCTCTTCTCGGAACACCCGGGCGAGATCGCCTCGGTCAAGCCGCCCCGCCGATTGATGATAGTGCTGGCCTTCGTCGGTAAATTGCTCGGGTACAAGCTACCGCCCGGCCCGTAGCAGGCCGGATGGGTGCCGGGATTTTGAAAGGCGCGTTGTCAACTACGGAGGGCGTAATGGATTGGAACGAATACCGTCGCCCGCAGTACCCGCTTCTCGGCATTCCCGTCTCCGAATTAACCGCGGCCCTCGCTGTTGTGGCGGCTACGGTTCCCGGGATCGGGGAAGAGACGCGAATCCTCCGAATGGACACTCGACGCGAAGGCTACCTGTTCGTCGAGACCGGCCGCTTTTCTGGCATACGGGCCGGAGGCGGGCACGACATTCTCCTTCACAGGACTGAAGACGGTTGGGTGGTCGTCAACGAAGGTTCTTGGCGTGCGTGATCCATGTCCGCGCGAGCAAATACTGACGGTCGGTTTCTTGTCTGGCGGTCCCTTCGGAGCGCTTTCCGTGCAACCGGCGACGGACTCGATCTTTAGCCCTCCCGCAGCACACTCACAGGGTAGGCCATGACGTCCGCGTCGACTGTGGCAATGGTCACTCCGTGTTGCAGAGCCTGCGCAACGAGGATACGGTCGAACGGATCGCGGTGGTGAGCCGGGAGCCCGGCGAGGTGGGGCAAGGCACCTTCGTCGACCGGAAGCGCTTCAATCCTGTGAGCGATTCGCTACCGTGGCAGGTAATCGGCCGGCGGTGCCGGGAGAGGAAGCTTCCCCAGACCGTGCTTGATGACCGCTTCCCAGACAGACGCCGCGCTCAGGTAGACGTCGTTGACCGGATCCCGAATGACGACCAGAAAGGAAGCCGGCAACCGGGGATCGGCGGTGATGAGCCAGAGAAATACGTGGGTGTCGAGGAGCAGCTTCATCGCCCTTCGAACCCGCGCAGGACGTCGTCCGGCAGAGGTGCGTCGAAGTCGTCCGGGACGACGAACGCCCCGGCTGCTAGCCCATACGGGCGCGGTTGGGTTTCGTTCGCGGGTAGCGGGCGGAGTTCGGCGACGGGCCGGTTATCGCGGGAAATGATCAGGTGTTCGCCGGCCTCAATGCGGTCGAGGAGGGCGGCGGGGTTCTGCCGGAGATCCTGTAAACTGATCGTGTTCATGTACGCATAATACTCGGCCCGGTCAGGTAACGACAGACCGGACAGGCCAGGTACGACCGGACTTCACCGGCGGAGTTCGACCCTTCGAACATCTGGATTTCCTTCATGGCAAAGTCCAACGTCTGTCGCAATTTCATGAGGCGCGGAGTTGCCGAACGATCGTGTTCACTTCGGCCCGTATGGGGAACCGCAATGAGGGTACGTACCGTCCTGCTCGCTCTTGCATTCCTCGCCGGCTGCGCGGAAAGCGCTCCGAAGGGGCCGCCCGACGACCGCCCGGCCGCTGACGGGGTGCGGCAGGAATTCCAAGACGCCTGCGCCATCGCCAAGAAGTTGCTCGACCACTACCGGCCCGAGGGACTCGACCAGTTCACCGATAAGAAGCACGGCACGTTCGAGCCACTTCTCAAGACCGGCGTGCTGACCGAAAAGGACGGCCGGACCATCGACGGTCTCGGGCTCGAATACTTTACCTTCCGCCGAAGTGCTGCCTTTTCGCGACAATATGAGTTTAGCTTTGACTACTCGCCGGGCCGCTCGCCAAACACCAGTGAGAGGGTAATACTGAACCATCGCGGGGAACCGATTTGGGAGCCCGAGGAAGTGGACGTATCGTC from Fimbriiglobus ruber includes the following:
- a CDS encoding GNAT family N-acetyltransferase produces the protein MIVYRQYRNTDPPALVEVWNEACTGRGAYPVRTPSLFERWLFSRPFFEHGDLIVAADDETGAVVGFVLVGFGPDEELAAQSADRGVVCVVGVRQAYRRRGIGRELLRRGEERLRARGAGSVVIGAQWPQNPYLFGLYGGSNSPGILASEPDADPFLQKMGYARAESRLIFHRRLDTPLTVADTRFGLLRRRYECQSLRAAAIGSWWQDCVWGILEPVEMRLTDKLTNLPAARAVVWELEGFSWKWGQPSAGIIDVQVRPDLRRQGLGKLLVSQVLRFLQDQFFAIVELQVPAADPAAIGMCKSLGFEQVDEGFVYRPAPPAGEPPPPPTEEAPAPAPEAPA
- a CDS encoding PQQ-binding-like beta-propeller repeat protein, which produces MFASKLRSVRGVVAAGLVLALAGGTAAGDWPNFNGPARDGHAPDTGLTWKWPADGPPVAWKRDAGAGFAGVAVSGGVAFLFNRVGADEVLVALDAATGAEKWKSVARTRYVDDFGFDDGPRCVPVAAGGRVFTLGADGDLRAVEAATGKELWQRNLLTAYHARKGYFGAGTGPIVVGDRLLVNAGGKGAGVVGLDPATGKELWKATDDGPSYSSPTPITVGGKACAAFFTRAGLVVVDAADGTVKATKGWRARIDASVNAASPVVRGDEVFLSSSYGTGAILLKLKGAEPEEVWSGDRSLSCHYNTPVLVGDYLYGIDGRQEGGAARLRCVEWKSGDVKWSVDRFGCASLIAVDGGLLAVTDGGELVRFSATEKEYQEVSRAKLLDAPCRAAPALADGRLYVRDEKRLLCVRLKETK
- a CDS encoding cupin domain-containing protein, whose protein sequence is MGSGDQDRVLDFAEIGMWWEITKSTADTGGELFEAVNVLAPNFAGPPLHVHPTAEESYSVVSGTLDVCVGDQWRKLNVGESVTVPAGVPHTLKNTSGAEVRLVNVHKPALGFERFFRRFHALARSGKMKLPPSDLRSAILISMLFSEHPGEIASVKPPRRLMIVLAFVGKLLGYKLPPGP
- a CDS encoding PIN domain-containing protein, with the translated sequence MAHRIEALPVDEGALPHLAGLPAHHRDPFDRILVAQALQHGVTIATVDADVMAYPVSVLREG
- a CDS encoding type II toxin-antitoxin system VapC family toxin; this translates as MKLLLDTHVFLWLITADPRLPASFLVVIRDPVNDVYLSAASVWEAVIKHGLGKLPLPAPPADYLPR
- a CDS encoding type II toxin-antitoxin system Phd/YefM family antitoxin, whose translation is MNTISLQDLRQNPAALLDRIEAGEHLIISRDNRPVAELRPLPANETQPRPYGLAAGAFVVPDDFDAPLPDDVLRGFEGR